One Egicoccus halophilus genomic region harbors:
- a CDS encoding hemolysin family protein, translating to MTGALALLLVVALIVANGLFVAIEFALVSLRRPVVEDAAETGDRRARMVVRELSQLSFALSTAQFGITATSLILGYVAEQAIGDTLIRPLLDAVGIPQGAALGVSVALAFLLSTMAQMVLGELFPKNLAISRPLEVARAVVPVTRAFGIVLGPVIRVFDRSAESVSRWVFRVDTPAELEGGHSLDELARIISASGAEGSLTVEQTELLRRAVALGDTRVGEVMVPRPDVRWLAADDTLADLRQAARRTGHSRFPVHTGNEDDVLGTVHVKDLLQVATEDHATTPLRTVVVPALAVPESEPLRRLITDLRREQRTFALAIDEYGGTAGIVTVEDVLEQLVGDIEDEFDRAGHDVRRVGAGRHLVKGSLRIERLDELFGVPVPDGEYETIAGFVLDRLGHIPEPGERVALDDWELSVTRVEGVRITELALRRPPGGPAVRP from the coding sequence GTGACCGGGGCCCTGGCGTTGCTGCTCGTCGTGGCGCTCATCGTCGCCAACGGGTTGTTCGTCGCGATCGAGTTCGCGTTGGTGTCGCTGCGGCGTCCGGTGGTCGAGGACGCCGCCGAGACGGGGGACCGGCGTGCCCGCATGGTCGTCCGCGAGCTCTCGCAGTTGTCGTTCGCGCTGTCGACGGCGCAGTTCGGCATCACCGCGACGTCGCTGATCCTGGGCTACGTGGCCGAACAGGCCATCGGGGACACGCTGATCCGTCCGTTGCTGGACGCGGTGGGCATCCCCCAGGGAGCGGCGCTGGGCGTCTCGGTCGCGCTCGCGTTCCTGCTCTCGACGATGGCGCAGATGGTGCTGGGCGAGCTGTTCCCGAAGAACCTCGCCATCTCCCGACCGCTCGAGGTGGCGCGGGCGGTCGTGCCAGTGACCCGGGCGTTCGGCATCGTGCTCGGACCGGTCATCCGGGTGTTCGACCGGTCCGCCGAGTCCGTCTCCCGCTGGGTCTTCCGCGTCGACACCCCGGCGGAGCTCGAGGGCGGGCACTCGCTGGACGAGTTGGCCCGCATCATCAGCGCCTCGGGCGCCGAGGGCAGCCTGACGGTCGAGCAGACCGAACTGCTGCGCCGGGCGGTCGCCCTGGGCGACACCCGGGTCGGCGAGGTGATGGTCCCCCGCCCGGACGTGCGGTGGCTGGCGGCCGACGACACGCTCGCGGACCTGCGCCAGGCCGCCCGCCGAACCGGTCACAGCCGGTTCCCGGTCCACACCGGCAACGAGGACGACGTGCTGGGCACCGTCCACGTCAAGGACCTGCTGCAGGTGGCGACCGAGGACCACGCCACGACACCCCTGCGGACGGTCGTCGTGCCGGCCCTGGCGGTCCCCGAGAGCGAGCCGTTGCGGCGCCTGATCACCGACCTGCGTCGGGAGCAGCGCACGTTCGCGCTCGCGATCGACGAGTACGGCGGCACGGCGGGCATCGTCACCGTCGAGGACGTGCTCGAACAGCTCGTCGGCGACATCGAGGACGAGTTCGACCGGGCCGGACACGACGTGCGCCGAGTCGGCGCCGGCCGCCACCTCGTCAAGGGCTCGCTGCGCATCGAGCGTCTCGACGAGTTGTTCGGGGTACCGGTCCCCGACGGTGAGTACGAGACCATCGCCGGGTTCGTGCTCGACCGCCTCGGACACATCCCCGAGCCGGGCGAACGGGTGGCACTCGACGACTGGGAGCTGTCCGTCACCCGCGTGGAGGGCGTGCGCATCACCGAGCTGGCGCTGCGCCGCCCACCCGGCGGACCGGCGGTGCGTCCATGA
- a CDS encoding TetR/AcrR family transcriptional regulator codes for MARYRVGLQTRERILHATRRLVSELGVEAVTLKAITDEAGVGAGSFYNLFESKEAAVFEVVREAIEAVDPDPARAGTDSLDELVDAFVAFLTDDRPIARIYLQLAVGRGLTDADVGARTMRSHRWRVERFADAWRREDRTLTSAESQALAETLLAGLTGLGITALLDPDFDMRAHARRLLVRVRSPQPQPAER; via the coding sequence GTGGCGCGCTACCGGGTGGGCCTGCAGACCAGGGAACGCATCCTGCACGCGACCCGACGTCTGGTGTCCGAGCTGGGGGTCGAAGCGGTCACCCTGAAGGCCATCACCGACGAGGCGGGGGTCGGGGCGGGCAGCTTCTACAACCTGTTCGAGTCCAAGGAGGCGGCCGTCTTCGAGGTGGTGCGCGAGGCCATCGAGGCGGTGGACCCCGACCCGGCCAGGGCCGGTACCGACAGTCTCGACGAGCTCGTCGACGCGTTCGTGGCCTTTCTGACCGACGACCGCCCGATCGCGCGCATCTACCTGCAACTGGCGGTCGGACGCGGACTGACCGACGCGGACGTCGGCGCTCGCACCATGCGCAGCCACCGGTGGCGGGTCGAGCGGTTCGCCGACGCCTGGCGTCGCGAGGACCGCACGCTGACGAGCGCGGAGTCACAGGCCTTGGCCGAGACGTTGCTGGCCGGGCTGACGGGCCTGGGCATCACCGCGCTGCTCGACCCGGACTTCGACATGCGTGCGCACGCCCGCCGTCTGCTGGTCCGGGTCCGCTCACCGCAGCCGCAGCCGGCGGAGCGCTAG
- a CDS encoding acyl-CoA dehydrogenase gives MSHYKSNLRDIEFNLYEVFGAEDYFGTGPFAAVDADQARMLLGELDRFTRNSIWAESFVPADRTPLELSPEGDITIPEELDQALRAFYEAGWHLLPLPTHLGGFGAPPSIRWAASELLSGGHATAMLWPIGALMGAIIDQVGTEGQKARFGRPMIERCWGGTMVLTEPDAGSDVGAGVTRAVRVEDNGDDDLGAVYHLEGIKRFITSADAQTHENTVHLVLARPEHAGPGTKGLSLFIVPKLHVDAEGDLGERNGVRVSNLEKKMGIKGSATCELSLGQDGTPCVGYLVGDVHDGIRQMFLVIEYARMMVGTKAMATLSTGYLNALDYAKVRVQGADLTRSTDKRAPKVEIIQHPDVRRLLIEQKAHAEGMRALVMYTGWVQDQAQLHGEDAEEHARWIAREDLLLPLVKGYCSEKAYELLALSLQTFGGSGFTQDYPVEQYLRDAKIDTLYEGTTAIQALDLLFRKIVRDQGATLTWLADQVRELVKAGRDDDPFARERQALGQALEDVSQHLGILVGHAMASMDETKRAEIYKAGLNSTEFLYSLAEVVIGWLLLRQAEIAQDQLDAAVTNGDGDFYTGKVASARWFLRTVPPKVALRRQKAQVEDGWLMEVPESAF, from the coding sequence GTGAGCCACTACAAGAGCAACCTGCGCGACATCGAGTTCAACCTCTACGAGGTGTTCGGCGCCGAGGACTACTTCGGGACCGGCCCGTTCGCGGCCGTCGACGCCGACCAGGCCCGCATGCTGCTGGGCGAGCTCGACCGCTTCACCCGGAACTCGATCTGGGCCGAGTCGTTCGTGCCCGCCGACCGCACCCCGCTCGAGCTCTCCCCCGAGGGCGACATCACCATCCCCGAGGAACTCGACCAGGCCCTGCGTGCCTTCTACGAGGCCGGCTGGCACCTGCTGCCGCTGCCCACCCACCTCGGCGGCTTCGGCGCCCCTCCCTCGATCCGCTGGGCCGCCTCGGAACTGCTCTCCGGCGGCCACGCCACCGCCATGCTGTGGCCCATCGGCGCCCTCATGGGCGCGATCATCGACCAGGTCGGCACCGAAGGGCAGAAGGCGCGCTTCGGACGCCCGATGATCGAGCGCTGCTGGGGCGGCACCATGGTGCTGACCGAACCTGACGCCGGTTCCGACGTCGGCGCCGGCGTCACCCGCGCCGTCCGGGTCGAGGACAACGGTGACGACGACCTCGGGGCCGTCTACCACCTCGAGGGCATCAAGCGGTTCATCACCTCGGCCGACGCCCAGACCCACGAGAACACCGTCCACCTCGTCCTCGCCCGCCCCGAGCACGCCGGCCCCGGCACCAAGGGCCTGTCGCTGTTCATCGTGCCCAAGCTGCACGTCGACGCCGAGGGCGACCTCGGCGAGCGCAACGGCGTGCGGGTGTCCAACCTCGAAAAGAAGATGGGCATCAAGGGTTCGGCGACCTGCGAGCTCTCGCTCGGCCAGGACGGCACCCCGTGCGTCGGCTACCTCGTCGGGGACGTCCACGACGGCATCCGGCAGATGTTCCTCGTCATCGAGTACGCCCGCATGATGGTGGGCACCAAGGCGATGGCGACCTTGTCGACCGGCTACCTCAACGCGTTGGACTACGCCAAGGTCCGCGTCCAGGGCGCCGACCTCACCCGGTCGACCGACAAGCGCGCACCCAAGGTCGAGATCATCCAGCATCCCGACGTGCGCCGCCTGCTGATCGAGCAGAAGGCCCACGCCGAAGGCATGCGCGCCCTGGTCATGTACACCGGCTGGGTGCAGGACCAGGCCCAGCTGCACGGCGAGGACGCCGAGGAGCACGCCCGCTGGATCGCCCGCGAGGACCTGCTGCTCCCACTGGTCAAGGGCTACTGCTCCGAGAAGGCCTACGAACTGCTCGCCCTGTCGCTGCAGACCTTCGGTGGCTCCGGCTTCACGCAGGACTACCCCGTCGAGCAGTACCTCCGTGACGCCAAGATCGACACCCTCTACGAGGGCACGACCGCGATCCAGGCGCTCGACCTGCTGTTCCGCAAGATCGTCCGCGACCAGGGCGCCACGCTCACCTGGCTCGCCGACCAGGTCCGCGAACTGGTCAAGGCCGGCCGCGACGACGACCCCTTCGCCCGCGAACGCCAGGCCCTCGGCCAGGCGCTCGAGGACGTCAGCCAGCACCTCGGGATCCTCGTCGGCCACGCCATGGCGTCGATGGACGAGACCAAGCGTGCCGAGATCTACAAGGCCGGGCTCAACAGCACCGAGTTCCTCTACTCGCTCGCCGAGGTCGTCATCGGCTGGCTGCTGCTGCGTCAGGCCGAGATCGCCCAGGACCAGCTCGACGCCGCCGTCACCAACGGTGACGGCGACTTCTACACCGGCAAGGTCGCGTCCGCCCGCTGGTTCCTGCGCACCGTCCCGCCCAAGGTCGCACTGCGCCGTCAGAAGGCCCAGGTCGAGGACGGCTGGCTCATGGAGGTTCCCGAGAGCGCGTTCTGA
- a CDS encoding transglycosylase domain-containing protein encodes MATRSTPPRSTGPTGSTPRGSKRHKQKKPWYRRWWAALLVFPGLLLGAVALLAFFLIVSRVPLPDDIAADASVVYDRNGDEIGGFAGPDQASREDVDIADLPDHVGHAVLGVEDRDFYEHHGVSVTGVARALFTNVRAGSVQQGGSTITQQYIKNAAVGADQTYARKVEEAALALKLEQAYGKDEILEFYLNTIYWGRGAYGIQAAARSYFDVPASELTVNQSATLAGVIASPENFDPRENPERAEARRRVSLAGMLEKGWIDQATHDELRAAGLPEVIERRGRDLGPNAYFLDGVQRELAQLPDFVAGELFRGYRIHTELDPRMQELAQQTVTEAVEQGPTDTGAIVSLDPATGGVMALVGGADFAAQPRNDAYRSARQVGSTFKAFTLQAFLEAGNAPDSRYPAPAEIDVTEPTDPDPVRIRNFGGSSPGEQTVLQATASSTNTTYYLIQEEVGRERVIDAARRAGLPINREVAQDGEVVRRDTMSPVRSLTLGVASFTPLEMAGAFGTYAAEGTHVRPHLVTRVENAEGTVVYEASTNGQPDVDTDVARGVTQVLQGVVQNGSGQSAQIGRPVAGKTGTTQNNQDAWFVGYVPQVATAVWFGNADNTPIEGDATGGGLAAPVWGEYMRQAVEGLEVVDFTAPDLSDLERQDETVSCPSGYTFADPPAPGTDPMPDVREDLTNADGQPCVEQAPQPEPEPEPEPAPEPEPEPEPAPEPEPEPEPEPEPEPQPEPTPTPTPTPSPTEPAPTPTPSPTEPQPTPGPTEPAETQGGDATGAGAADDEEPRPDATA; translated from the coding sequence GTGGCCACACGCTCCACGCCGCCGCGCTCGACGGGCCCGACGGGCTCCACGCCCCGCGGCTCGAAGCGGCACAAGCAGAAGAAGCCCTGGTACCGCCGCTGGTGGGCGGCGCTGCTCGTGTTCCCGGGTCTGCTGCTGGGCGCCGTCGCGCTGCTGGCCTTCTTCCTCATCGTCTCCCGCGTGCCGCTTCCCGACGACATCGCCGCCGACGCCTCGGTGGTCTACGACCGCAACGGTGACGAGATCGGTGGGTTCGCCGGCCCGGACCAGGCGTCACGCGAGGACGTCGACATCGCCGACCTGCCCGACCACGTCGGCCACGCCGTCCTCGGCGTCGAGGACCGCGACTTCTACGAGCACCACGGGGTGTCGGTCACCGGGGTGGCCCGTGCCCTGTTCACCAACGTGCGCGCCGGCAGCGTGCAGCAGGGCGGCTCGACCATCACCCAGCAGTACATCAAGAACGCCGCCGTCGGCGCCGATCAGACCTACGCCCGCAAGGTCGAGGAAGCCGCGCTCGCGCTCAAGCTCGAGCAGGCGTACGGCAAGGACGAGATCCTCGAGTTCTATCTCAACACGATCTACTGGGGCCGTGGGGCCTACGGGATCCAGGCCGCAGCGCGCAGCTACTTCGACGTCCCTGCCAGCGAACTGACCGTCAACCAGTCCGCCACGCTCGCGGGCGTCATCGCCTCGCCGGAGAACTTCGACCCGCGGGAGAATCCCGAGCGTGCCGAGGCGCGTCGGCGCGTGTCGTTGGCCGGCATGCTCGAGAAGGGCTGGATCGACCAGGCCACCCACGACGAGCTGCGCGCCGCCGGTCTCCCCGAGGTGATCGAGCGTCGTGGCCGGGACCTCGGCCCCAACGCCTACTTCCTCGACGGGGTCCAGCGCGAGCTCGCCCAGCTGCCCGACTTCGTCGCCGGGGAGCTGTTCCGCGGCTACCGCATCCACACCGAGCTCGACCCGCGCATGCAGGAGCTGGCGCAGCAGACGGTCACGGAGGCGGTCGAGCAGGGCCCCACCGACACCGGCGCGATCGTCTCGCTCGACCCGGCGACCGGTGGGGTCATGGCCCTGGTCGGCGGCGCCGACTTCGCCGCCCAGCCGCGCAACGACGCCTACCGCTCGGCGCGCCAGGTCGGCTCGACGTTCAAGGCTTTCACGTTGCAGGCCTTCCTCGAAGCCGGCAACGCCCCCGACTCGCGCTACCCGGCGCCGGCCGAGATCGACGTCACCGAGCCCACCGACCCGGACCCGGTCCGCATCCGCAACTTCGGTGGCAGCAGCCCCGGCGAGCAGACGGTGCTGCAGGCCACCGCGTCGTCGACCAACACCACCTATTACCTGATCCAGGAGGAGGTCGGGCGCGAACGCGTCATCGACGCGGCCCGCCGCGCCGGCCTGCCGATCAACCGCGAGGTCGCACAGGACGGCGAGGTGGTGCGCCGCGACACCATGTCGCCGGTGCGCTCGTTGACCCTGGGCGTCGCCTCGTTCACCCCGCTGGAGATGGCCGGCGCCTTCGGGACCTACGCCGCCGAGGGCACCCACGTGCGCCCGCACCTGGTCACGCGGGTCGAGAACGCCGAGGGCACCGTGGTCTACGAGGCGTCGACCAACGGCCAACCCGACGTGGACACCGACGTGGCCCGCGGCGTCACCCAGGTGCTCCAGGGCGTGGTGCAGAACGGCTCCGGGCAGTCCGCCCAGATCGGCCGTCCCGTCGCCGGCAAGACCGGCACCACGCAGAACAACCAGGACGCCTGGTTCGTCGGCTACGTCCCACAGGTCGCGACCGCGGTCTGGTTCGGCAATGCCGACAACACCCCCATCGAGGGCGACGCCACCGGAGGTGGGCTCGCCGCACCGGTCTGGGGCGAGTACATGCGCCAGGCCGTCGAGGGCCTCGAGGTGGTCGACTTCACCGCCCCCGACCTCTCGGACCTCGAGCGCCAGGACGAGACCGTCTCCTGCCCGTCGGGCTACACCTTCGCGGACCCGCCGGCGCCCGGGACCGACCCGATGCCCGACGTGCGCGAGGACCTCACCAACGCCGACGGCCAACCCTGCGTCGAGCAGGCGCCGCAGCCCGAGCCGGAACCGGAGCCCGAACCGGCGCCCGAACCCGAGCCCGAGCCCGAACCGGCGCCCGAACCCGAACCGGAACCGGAACCCGAACCGGAACCGGAGCCCCAGCCGGAACCCACGCCGACACCCACGCCGACGCCGTCCCCGACCGAGCCCGCACCGACACCGACGCCGTCCCCGACCGAGCCGCAGCCGACGCCCGGGCCGACCGAGCCGGCCGAGACGCAGGGCGGCGACGCGACCGGCGCCGGCGCCGCGGACGACGAGGAACCTCGACCGGACGCGACCGCGTGA